The DNA window GGACTCCCGCATCTTCGCCGCCGGCACGGCCGGTGACGTGGTCAGCCTGACCCGTGGACAGCGGCCGCGGGCAAGGTCCCAGGCCGTGGTGGTATGGCGCCCGCACAGCCGGGACTAGAGGGCATTTCACGGACCTGCCCGCATCTGAGGGGTCACGCCGGGCCATAGGACAGTGCGTCCGGCCGTGCCAAAATGGGGTCAACCAGGCGCAGCGCTGCGAACTGGGCGGCACGCTAACCTGGGCCCGGGCAGAAGGGACGCACTGTCATGACCTACATCAAGGACTTTGCCCAGGTGGGGCGCGGCGACGTCGGCATGGCCGGCGGCAAGGGCGCCAACCTCGGGGAACTGCTACAGGCAGGATTTCCGGTTCCGCCCGGCTTCGTCCTGACCACCGCGGCGTACGCGGACTTCGTCGAGGCCAACGGCATCGCCCCGCGGATCCTGGAACTTGCCGCCCTTCCCGCCGGTGCGCAGGGGACCGATTACGATGCCGCGTCGCAGCGGATCCGAGCGCTGTTCACCGGAGGCGTGATGCCGGAGGAGATCGCCCGCGAGCTGCGTGAGGCGTACAGCGGGCTCTCCCGGAGGTCCGCGGCCCAGATCGACGGCGGCGACGGCGACGCCGGGGCAGATGCGTCCGTGGCCGTCAGGTCCTCGGCCACCGCCGAAGACCTCGCCTCTGCCAGCTTCGCGGGTCAGCAGGACACCTACCTGAACGTCCAGGGCCCTGACGCCGTGACGGCCGCGGTCATCGACTGCTGGGCGTCCCTGTGGACCGCGCGCGCCATGGCCTACCGGTCCCGTGAAAGGCTCGATCCCGCCACGGTCCGCCTGGCGGTGGTGGTCCAGCGGATGGTCGAGTCCGACGCCGCCGGGGTCATGTTCACCGCCAACCCCTCCAACGGCCGCCGCGACCAGGTGGTGATCAGTGCCGCCTGGGGCCTGGGCGAATCCGTGGTCAGCGGAGCCGTCACCACCGACGACGTCGTGGTGGATCCCGCCACCGGCCGCGTGGCGTCCCGGCTGACCGCGGATAAGCAGGTCATGACCGCCTACTCGGACCAGGGCACCACGGAGCTCCCGGTTCCCGAGCGGCAGCGCCGCCAGCCGGTGTTAAATGACGCGGCGGCGGCCGCACTGGCACGGCAGGGCGTGGCCATCGCGGAGCATTTCGGCTCGCCGCAGGACATCGAATGGGCTCTTTCCGCCGGTGAGTTCTCCATTGTCCAGTCCCGCCCCGTCACCGCGCTGCCCGAACCCTCGGCCGAGGCCCCGACGGAATGGCCGTTGCCCTTTCCGAAGGGCCTGTACTTCCGGGCAAGCATTGTGGAGCAGCTGCCCGATCCGCTCTCGCCGTTGTTCGCCGACCTCATTGACGGCTCGGTGACGCGCTCGATCAAGGCCCTGATGGCGCAGGCCGTCGGCAGCGACGTGGTGCGGGAGGGGGACATCTCCCTGCCCACGATCAACGGCTACGCGTACTACTACTACACGTCCAGCGGGATGTGGCGGCTGATGGGCAAGTCGCTGACCGCGATGAGTGCCCTGGCACGGGGCAAGGCGCACATGGGCATCAACGGCTGGCGGGACTACTCCCACCCCCGCTACCGCGGGCTGGTGCGGCGCTGGGCCGCCAAACCGCTGAAGGACCTTCCGTCCGCGGAGCTGCTGGGCGGGATCTCCGAACTGCTCGACGCCGGAACCTCCTATTACACGGCGGTGCAGTCCGTCATCCCGATCGCGGCTTCGAGCGAGATCGCGTTCCGGACGTTTTACGACCGGCTGGTCCGCCGTGCCGGCGACCCGCCGGGGCAGACGTTCCTGCTCGGGTACGACAGCGAGCCCATCCGTGCGGAGAAGTCGCTGTACAACCTCGCAGCGTGGACCCGCGGACATCCCGGGCTGGCCGCAGCGCTGACCTCAGGACCGGCCGCATCGATCGCGGCGTCGTTGCGGACGGGAGACAGGCCCGACGGCGTCGAGGCGGGGGACTGGGAGGAATGGCGGACGCGCTTCCAGCGGCATCTGGACCGGTTCGGACACGCCGTGTACAACCTCGACTTCGTCAACCCGGTGCCCGCCGACGACCCATCCGCCCTGCTGGAAACCCTGAAGTTCTTCCTGCGCGGGGAGGGCAACGACCCGCATGCTGTCTCTTATACACATCTAGATGTGTATAAGAGACACCGCCGGGATGGCCAGGGCCGGGCGATCCGCGACAGGCTCGGCCCCGCACGCCGCGCCGTCTTTACCCGGTTGCTGCGCTGGGCGCAGAAAGCGGCGCCCGTCCGTGAGGATGCGCTGGCCGACATTGGCTTGGCGTGGCCGCTGATGCGCCGGATGCTGCTGGAGCTCGGCCGGCGGCTGGTGGACTCGGGGATCATCGCCGAACCCGCCGACATCTTCTGGCTGCGGCTCGGTGAGCTCCGCAACGCCATCGATTTCGGCCTCGCTACCCCGGGGCAGCCATCACCGGCGCCGCACGGCCGGTGCGGGCCGACGCCGTGGAGCAGCGCAAGATGCTGTGGCGCGGCCAGCGGAAGGCAGCCGCGCCCCAGATCCTGCCCGAGAGCCGCTGGGCCGATCGGGCGTTTGGAAAGATGATGCCGGCCGGCTCCCAGGACCAGCGTGGAGACACGATCTCGGGAGTCGGCGCCAGCTCAGGGCAGGTGACCGCGCCGGCACGCCTCCTCGGCGGCCCCGAGGACTTCGCCAGCATGCGGCCGGGCGAGGTCCTGGTTGCCCGCATGACCACGCCCGCGTGGACTCCGCTGTTCGCCATGGCATCGGGGGTGGTCACCGACGTGGGCGGGCCGCTGAGCCACAGCTCGATCGTCGCCCGGGAGTACGGCATCCCGGCCGTCCTGGGCACCGGCGTGGCCACGCAGCGGCTCGCGAGCGGCCAGCGGGTCAGGGTCGACGGCGACGCCGGCACCGTCACGGTGGAGCGCGCCGAAGCATGACTCAGCCGCCGGTGGCGGCGGCGGGGCCAGCCGGCGCCTGCGTGCATTTCGGTTACGGCGTCAGTGTCCGGACCGGTGCGCCGTCCAGCCACGCCGTCACGTCCTCGAACGCGCCGGCGAAGAACGCCCGGTAGCTTTCCTGCGTGACATAGCCCAGGTGGGGCGTCAGGAGTGTCCGGGGCGCGGCCAGCAAGGCGTGCCCGGCCGGAAGCGGTTCCTCGTCGAATACGTCAATGGCCGCCCCGCGGATCCACCCCTCCTGCAGGGCGGAGACGAGGGCCGTCTGGTCGACGAGCGGGCCGCGGGCGGCGTTGACCAGGACGCCGTCGGGGCCGAGGAGCTGCAGTTCACGTTCGCCGACGATTCCCTCCGAACGCGGCGACAGGCGCAGGTGCAGGGACACGACGTCGGACTCTGTGAAGAGTTCTTCCTTGCCGACCCTGTGGGCCCCGGCCGCCGCGGCGGTTTCCTCCGTCAGGTTCTGGCTCCAGGCCAGCACGTCCATCCCGAAGGCGCGGCCGTAGGCGGCGATGCGCGTCCCGATCTTTCCCAGCCCGACGATACCCAGGGTCTTTCCGGACAGCTCGAACCCGACGGCGGTCTGCCAGCGGCCGGAGCGCAAGGCGGCCTCCTCGGCGGTCAGGTTCCGGGCGAAAGCCAGCAGCAAGGCCCACGTAAGTTCCGGCGCGGCTGTGGGAGAGCCGCCGGTTCCGCACACCACCACGCCGTGGTCGGCCGCCGCCTGCAGGTCAATGGCCGCGTTGGCGGCGCCGGTGGTCACGAGCAGTTTCAGCCGGGGCAGCTGCCCGATGACGCTGCGGGGGAACGGAGTGCGCTCCCGCATGGCGATGACGATGTCAAAGTCCGCGAGGGCCGCAGCGGTTTCGGCCTCCGAGCCAAAATGACCGCCGAACACCACGACGGCGACGGCCCGCTGCTCCAGGGAGCTCCACGGGGCGAAGTCCTCCGCGACCCCTTGGTAGTCGTCCAGGATGGCTAGCCGGTACTGGTTCATGGCTTTACGGTATCGGACGGGCCCAACTCGTCAGCCAGGGACAACGTTGCCCAGTTGGCTACCGGTTCGCGGGGCGGCCACGTTGAACGGGCCCGGAGTTCGGGGGCGAGGTTGTTGACGTGGTGGGTGGCGCGGACTGATGAGTGCTCCGCTGCAGCGTCAGGCGCCGGCTTTGACCGCCAGCACAGGGCACGACGCTTCGAGCAGGATCTGCTGCGCCGTGCTGCCCATGATCAGTTTCCCCACGGGGGTGCGCTTCCTGAGGCCGATGACGATCAGTTCCGCCTGGTATTTCTCCGCGGCGTCCAGGACCTCGTTGGCTGCGTCATTGCCTCGGACCGGCTGCAGGACAAGGTGCTCGATGCCTTCCTTCTCCAGCCGGTCCGTGACCTCGCTGATGTCCTGCGCCTGGGCGTACCGCTTGTCCACGATGGCGTCGCCCCGCGACGAGTTGATGATGACCAGCCGGCTCTGGCTTTTGTGCGCCTCGCTGATGGCGCGGTCGAGCGCTGCCGAGCCTTCTGCGGTGGGGACGTAGCCGACGATGATGCTCACGATTTCTCCTGTCCGTGGTTGGCGGGGGTGGCGTCCGGGACTTCGGCCGCCTCAGCGTTCGCAGGCACAGCAACAGCAGGGCTGTCAGCGCGAGTGCCCTCAACAAGGGGTCCGTCAATAGCAGGGGCGCCGGCCATGGCCAGCCCGGACGTCCGGGGCCGCCGGGCGCGCCAGAGCTTAGCCACCAGAGGCCAGGCCAGGACCAGAGCCACGATGATGTAAACCACGACGGCGATCGGCTCGCTCCATAGGCCGGACACGTCGCCCGCGCTCAGCTGCAGTGCCTGGCGTAGCTGCTTTTCGAGGCGCGGTCCCAGGATCACGCCGAGGATGAGCGGCAGGACGGGAAGCCCGTAACGGCGCATCATGAAGCCGAGGCCGCCCAGGACCATCAGGATCACCAGGTCGAACGCCTGCAGGTTCACCGAGTAGGCGCCCAGCGTGGCAAAGAACAGGATGCCGGCGTACAGGTACGGGCGCGGAAGTCGGAGCAGCTTCGCCCAGACCGGGGCCAAGGGAAGGTTGACCAGCAGCAGGAGGAAGTTGCCGATGAACAGACTGGCAATCAGCGCCCAGACCAGGGGACCCTCGTTTTTGAACAGCAGCGGTCCGGGCTGGATCCCGAACTGCGTGAAGGCGGCCAGCATGACGGCGGCGGTGGCGTTCGTCGGCAGGCCGAGGGCCAGCATAGGGGTCAGGGTGCCGGCCGCAGCGGCGTTGTTGGCAGCCTCCGGCCCGGCAACGCCTTCGATGGCGCCCTTGCCGAACTCCTCGGGGTGTTTGGACAGCCGCTTCTCCGTGACATACGAGAGGAAGGTGGGGATTTCAGCGCCGCCGGCGGGCAGCGCGCCGAACGGGAAGCCGAGGGCCGTGCCACGCAGCCAGGGCTTCCAGGACCGCTTCCAGTCCTTCTTGCCCATCCACGGAGTGCCAACCGGGATAATCTGCAGCGGCGTGCGGCGCAGGTGCGCCGCCACCCAGAGGGCTTCACCGACGGCGAAGATTGCGACGGCGACCACCACGACGTCGAGGCCGTCGGCCAGCAGCGGCAGGCCGAAGGTGAGGCGGGCCTGGCCTGAGACGAAGTCGAGCCCGACGAGGCCGATGGCCAGGCCGAGGCCCAAGGACGCGAAACCGCGGAGCCGCGACGAACCCAGGACGGCGGTCACGGCGAGCAGGGCCAGGACCATGATGGCGAAGTAGCTCGGCGCGCCGAGGCTGACCGCAAACTGGACCACGATCGGTGCGAAAACCACCAGGAGGGTGGTGCCGATGGTGCCGGCGATGAACGAGCCGATGGCCGCCGTCGCCAGGGCCTGGGAGGCCCTTCCGGCTTTGGCCATCTTGTTGCCCTCGATCGCGGTGATCACGGAGGACGATTCGCCGGGAGTGTTGAGCAGGATGGACGTTGTGGAACCGCCGTACATGCCGCCGTAGTAGATGCCGGCGAACATGATGAACGCGCTGGTCGGTTCGAGGACGGTGGCCACCGGGAGCAGCAGCGCTACGGTCATGGCAGGGCCGATGCCGGGCAGGACGCCGACGGCGGTGCCCAGGATGACGCCGATCAGGGCGTACAGGAGGTTCATGGGGGTCAGCGCCGTCGCGAACCCGGCCATGAGTGAGGACAGGATGTCCATTTAGAGAATCCCTTCAAGGAGCCCGGCCGGAAGGGCGATGCCCAGGCCGAGGTAGAAGCCGTAGAAGGTCAAGAGCGCCAGCGCCAGGGAAATGAGTCCGTCGCGGACGTAGTGGCGGCTTCCGAGCGCCCAGACGCTGCCCCAGAAGAGCACCGTTCCGGAGATGACCCAGCCGGCCCAGTCGATCAGCAGGATGTTGGCGATGAAGGCGCCGGCCAGCGGGAGGACTGTCTTCCAGTCGGCCGGGTGGGTCAGGTCGACGTCTTCGCCGGCCTCGGCCTCGCCGCGGCCGCCGCGCACAACGTTCACTGCCAGCATCACGGCGCAGATGAGCAGGAGTGCCCCCACGACGATGGGCAGCGTTTTGGGGCCTACCGGATCCGACTGGGAGTAGGGCACAACCAGGCGCGCTGCGTCGAGGAGGACCAGGGCGCCGGCCGCCCCGAGCAGGGCTGCGACGCCCAGCTCGGAGCGGCCTTTGAGGCGGGAAGACAAGGAGGTCACGCCAGGCCGAGCTTCGTCAAGACGTCGGCAACGCGCTTGTCCTGGTCGGTGAGGAACGACTTGAATTCGTCGCCGGTGATGAAGGCGTCGGTCCAGCCGCGCGTCTTCAGCGTCTCGTTCCACGCCGCTGACTCATGCATCTTCTCCAGGGTGGCGATCAGGGCGTCGCGGTCAGCGTCGCTGACGCCGGGGGGAGCTACCATGCCGCGCCAGTTGGTGAACACCAGGTCGATGTTGGATTCCTTGAGCGTGGGGGCGTCTACCCCTTCAAGGCGCTTTTCACCGCTTGTCGCCAGCACTCGGATGTCGCCGGACTGGATCTGCTGGATGTATTCGCCGGCTCCGGAGGCCGCGAAGCCGAGCTTGTTGCCGATGATGGCCGGGAGCAGGTCGCCTCCGCCGTCGTAGGAAACGAAGTTGACCTTCTTGGCGTCGATGCCCACGGCCCCTGCGAGCTGCATGGGCAGGAGGTGGTCCGGGCCGCCGGCCGAGGAGCCGCCGCCGACGCTGATCTTGGACGGGTCCTTCTTCCAAGCGGCTACAAGATCGTCAATGGTCTTGTACGGGGAGTCCTTGGAGACCATGATGGCGCCAGGCTCTTCGATGAGGCGGGCCAACGGGGTGGTCTGGGTCAGCTTCGACTCGGACTTGTTCGTATAGCTTGCGCCAACGACGCCAAGGCCCATGAGCATGGCCAGATCGCCATTGCCTTTTTCGTTGACGATGCGGGCCAGGCCCACGGTGCCGCCGGCGCCGGCGAGGTTGAAGACCTCAGGGTTCGTGGCAAGCTTCTCGTCTTCGAGAACCTTCGCCGCTGCACGGGCCGTGGTGTCGTAGCCGCCGCCGGGGGTGTTCGGCACCATGATGCGAAGTCCGGCAAGGGGGGCGGTGCTGGCTCCGCTCGTGGAGGGGCCGGCGGCAGGCTTCCCGGTTGCTCCGCAGCCTGACGCCATCAGGGCGATGCCTGCCGCGACTGCAGCCACGCGCAATGCGCTCAATCCGCGCATGTTGTTCCTCTTCTCGTTGGTCCGTTTGATTGGGGTTCTCCGATGCTAGGGCCGAAAGTGACGCCGCTCACTCTTGTGTAACCAGAGAACGTTAAGTTCATTGCGTTCACGTTTCCGGGGGCGCACGGCGGGCAATCCGTGGCCAATTGCGGCCCTTCCAGGGGCGGCTCGGGGCGGCTCGGCCCTTCTCGGGCCGGCTCGGGCCGGCGGCTCAGGGGAGCGCGTACACGCGGCGGGCGTTATCGCGTGCGATGAGTTGCACGATCTTGCGGGCGTCCGCCTCCGACCAGTCGCCGTCGTCGATCCATCCGCCGACCACCTTGGTGATGGCGTTCCGCCAGAGTCTCGCCCCAAGGTAGTGGAGTTCGGCCGGGCCGTATGCGTCGGAGGAGTAGAGGATTTTTGGAAAGGGGGCCAGTTCGAATGTGCGGGCCACGAGGTCCGGGCTCCGTGCCCCGGTGAAGTTCAGGGCAAGGCCGATGTCGATGTAGACGTTCTCGAAAGCGTGCGCCAAATAGCCGGCCTCGCGCTCGAACGGATAGCAGTGGAGCAGCATGATCGGCGTGCCCCGGATTTCGGGGGAACGGAGAAAGTCCAGGAGGTACAGGGGATTGGTTTTGTGGAGGTCCAGGTCGCGGTCACCGAATCCGACGTGGAACTGCAGCGGAAGCTTCATGGACGCCGCCGTATGCATCCCGTGGGCCATGAGGGTCACGTCGGTGAGCTTCGCCCTGATGCCGGCGCCCGCTTTCTCGTGCCAGCGCTCCTGCCAGCGCCGGGCTGCTTCGGCGACCGCGGCGGGGGTGGGCCGGCTGAGATTCTGGTCGAATCCTGCGCGGTAGGCGAGAACTGTTTTGACGCCCACGGCGCTGCGCGTGAGCTCGTGCAGCCGCTGGCCGAACTCATCGACGTAACCTGCCGGGTCGGAAATCTCCTGGATCAATGACTCGGCGACCGCTTCCAGCCGAACGATCTCGTGGGTTCGCCCGCCGGAGGCGGCGGCCATCCCGGCCATGCCGAGGTAGTCAGCGGTATCCAATCCTGTATCGATCAGCCAGTCGCTCACGCCGGCAGCCCGGGTCATGAGCCGGCTGACCTCGAGTTCTGCAAGCTCGGAGCGCCGTCTCCAGTAGTCAGCCGCTGAGGCGTGCCGCGGCAGATCGAGAATGCCGCTGCACCAGCGGCGGATGGCGAGCCCGATTTGCGTGTTGTAGGCGTCCCCAGGGTTGGCCAGAGGCTCGGTGTTCCCCTCATTGAGCGCGTTCTGAAAGCGTGACTCATCACCGTCGGCATGAAACGCGCCATGCACGTGGTGGTCAATAAGGCTGACGTGTTCGACGAAGTCCGGAAAGGAATTGCCCGCCATCAGATTGACCAGGCAAGGCGGAAGCGTTCGGCAAGTACGTCAGGCGCGAGTTCCGCGAAGGTCCGCTGTTCATAGCGCCGCACGGCCACCGTGGCATCCACGACGGCGTCGCCGAGAAGCCCGCGTGCAAGGCGTGACTTGTCCAGCGTGTCGATGATGGCGGCGGGGGAGTTTGGGAGCAAACGGACGTTGGACCGGTGCCGCTCGTCTTCGGAAAGCCGTCCCGGGTCGTCCGGTACCTCCGCCGGAAGCTCGCGACCGCCGAGGATGCCGTCGAGGGCGAGCGCGAGGATGGCCGCGGAGGCCAGGTACACGTTGGCCGACGGGTCGATGATTTTCACCTCGACGTTGGCTCCGTGCGGATTGCTCGTGCCCTCGTTCAGAAAGCGCACTGAGGCTTCCCGGTTTTCCAGGCCCCAGCATAAGTAGGCACCCGACCACGTGCCGGGCGCCAGCCGGCTTCCGGACAGGACTGATCCCGTGAGGAAACCCTGCATATCCGGGAGTCCTGCGATGATTCCTCCGATGGCGGCGCCTCCCTCGCCGGAGATGCCGTGCGGTCCGCTGCCGCCGGAGAACAGCGGCAGGCCGTTCTTTCGGAGCGAAAAGTGCTGGTGGGCGCCGTTTCCGACCGTGCCGGGAAAGGGCGAGGGGGAGAACGAGGCCTGCATGCTGTGGGCCCTGGCGACGATGCCAACGATGATCTTGGCGAGGACCGCAGTGTCCGCGGCCTGAACGGGCGGGGCGGGGGGAAGGGAAAACTCGAACTGGTTCCTGCCGTACTCGGCGTGGATCTGCTCCATGGGGATGCCGGCCCGGTTCAGCGCCGACAGCAGATCGTCAAGGAATTCCGAGCGGTCCAGGAGCCCGGTGGCCCCGTACGGAACCCAGGGCGTGGTTTCCAGCGCTGAACCATCAGGGGAGACCAGGAAAAACTCAAGTTCGTGGCCGACGAGCGCCTGGTATCCGGCGCCGTTGAGACTGCCGTCGACACCGGCCAGAACGCTGCGGGTGCAGGCAGGGGAGGCGGCTCCGTTTTGTTCAAAAAGGCCGGCTGGTGCCCATGCCCGGCCGCCCCGCAGGACGCGGAGTCCCGCGATGTCTATCTTGAGGCGCATATCGCCTACGGGGGTGATGCTGTCCGTGAACGCTATTCCGCCGTCGATGGTGAAGACATGCCAGA is part of the Arthrobacter sp. KBS0703 genome and encodes:
- a CDS encoding D-2-hydroxyacid dehydrogenase family protein, whose protein sequence is MNQYRLAILDDYQGVAEDFAPWSSLEQRAVAVVVFGGHFGSEAETAAALADFDIVIAMRERTPFPRSVIGQLPRLKLLVTTGAANAAIDLQAAADHGVVVCGTGGSPTAAPELTWALLLAFARNLTAEEAALRSGRWQTAVGFELSGKTLGIVGLGKIGTRIAAYGRAFGMDVLAWSQNLTEETAAAAGAHRVGKEELFTESDVVSLHLRLSPRSEGIVGERELQLLGPDGVLVNAARGPLVDQTALVSALQEGWIRGAAIDVFDEEPLPAGHALLAAPRTLLTPHLGYVTQESYRAFFAGAFEDVTAWLDGAPVRTLTP
- a CDS encoding universal stress protein; translated protein: MSIIVGYVPTAEGSAALDRAISEAHKSQSRLVIINSSRGDAIVDKRYAQAQDISEVTDRLEKEGIEHLVLQPVRGNDAANEVLDAAEKYQAELIVIGLRKRTPVGKLIMGSTAQQILLEASCPVLAVKAGA
- a CDS encoding tripartite tricarboxylate transporter permease — encoded protein: MDILSSLMAGFATALTPMNLLYALIGVILGTAVGVLPGIGPAMTVALLLPVATVLEPTSAFIMFAGIYYGGMYGGSTTSILLNTPGESSSVITAIEGNKMAKAGRASQALATAAIGSFIAGTIGTTLLVVFAPIVVQFAVSLGAPSYFAIMVLALLAVTAVLGSSRLRGFASLGLGLAIGLVGLDFVSGQARLTFGLPLLADGLDVVVVAVAIFAVGEALWVAAHLRRTPLQIIPVGTPWMGKKDWKRSWKPWLRGTALGFPFGALPAGGAEIPTFLSYVTEKRLSKHPEEFGKGAIEGVAGPEAANNAAAAGTLTPMLALGLPTNATAAVMLAAFTQFGIQPGPLLFKNEGPLVWALIASLFIGNFLLLLVNLPLAPVWAKLLRLPRPYLYAGILFFATLGAYSVNLQAFDLVILMVLGGLGFMMRRYGLPVLPLILGVILGPRLEKQLRQALQLSAGDVSGLWSEPIAVVVYIIVALVLAWPLVAKLWRARRPRTSGLAMAGAPAIDGPLVEGTRADSPAVAVPANAEAAEVPDATPANHGQEKS
- a CDS encoding tripartite tricarboxylate transporter TctB family protein, which produces MTSLSSRLKGRSELGVAALLGAAGALVLLDAARLVVPYSQSDPVGPKTLPIVVGALLLICAVMLAVNVVRGGRGEAEAGEDVDLTHPADWKTVLPLAGAFIANILLIDWAGWVISGTVLFWGSVWALGSRHYVRDGLISLALALLTFYGFYLGLGIALPAGLLEGIL
- a CDS encoding tripartite tricarboxylate transporter substrate binding protein, whose translation is MRGLSALRVAAVAAGIALMASGCGATGKPAAGPSTSGASTAPLAGLRIMVPNTPGGGYDTTARAAAKVLEDEKLATNPEVFNLAGAGGTVGLARIVNEKGNGDLAMLMGLGVVGASYTNKSESKLTQTTPLARLIEEPGAIMVSKDSPYKTIDDLVAAWKKDPSKISVGGGSSAGGPDHLLPMQLAGAVGIDAKKVNFVSYDGGGDLLPAIIGNKLGFAASGAGEYIQQIQSGDIRVLATSGEKRLEGVDAPTLKESNIDLVFTNWRGMVAPPGVSDADRDALIATLEKMHESAAWNETLKTRGWTDAFITGDEFKSFLTDQDKRVADVLTKLGLA
- a CDS encoding amidohydrolase family protein, encoding MAGNSFPDFVEHVSLIDHHVHGAFHADGDESRFQNALNEGNTEPLANPGDAYNTQIGLAIRRWCSGILDLPRHASAADYWRRRSELAELEVSRLMTRAAGVSDWLIDTGLDTADYLGMAGMAAASGGRTHEIVRLEAVAESLIQEISDPAGYVDEFGQRLHELTRSAVGVKTVLAYRAGFDQNLSRPTPAAVAEAARRWQERWHEKAGAGIRAKLTDVTLMAHGMHTAASMKLPLQFHVGFGDRDLDLHKTNPLYLLDFLRSPEIRGTPIMLLHCYPFEREAGYLAHAFENVYIDIGLALNFTGARSPDLVARTFELAPFPKILYSSDAYGPAELHYLGARLWRNAITKVVGGWIDDGDWSEADARKIVQLIARDNARRVYALP
- a CDS encoding glutamine synthetase family protein, encoding MTQTASADETSVSSAHRELQEAGVRAVIGTVVNAAGITLAKSVPLARLGAFHESGMGAAPVWHVFTIDGGIAFTDSITPVGDMRLKIDIAGLRVLRGGRAWAPAGLFEQNGAASPACTRSVLAGVDGSLNGAGYQALVGHELEFFLVSPDGSALETTPWVPYGATGLLDRSEFLDDLLSALNRAGIPMEQIHAEYGRNQFEFSLPPAPPVQAADTAVLAKIIVGIVARAHSMQASFSPSPFPGTVGNGAHQHFSLRKNGLPLFSGGSGPHGISGEGGAAIGGIIAGLPDMQGFLTGSVLSGSRLAPGTWSGAYLCWGLENREASVRFLNEGTSNPHGANVEVKIIDPSANVYLASAAILALALDGILGGRELPAEVPDDPGRLSEDERHRSNVRLLPNSPAAIIDTLDKSRLARGLLGDAVVDATVAVRRYEQRTFAELAPDVLAERFRLAWSI